The proteins below are encoded in one region of Knoellia sp. S7-12:
- a CDS encoding glycoside hydrolase family 43 protein, translating into MSAALAVGVLAAGCGSGASESEESPSPTGAPSGGFANPVLDMNFPDPQIVRDGDTWVAIATNGNTMNVQTATSPDLVTWTAGGDALPSVASWSAEGKVWAPETVKIGDKWVMYYTTRAPDPEIQCLSIAVADKAAGPYVDDSTEPLVCESDVGGTIDASPFIDRDGTAYLSWKNDGNAVAADTWISIQELAPDGRSLVGKPTRLIQQDLPWEGDLVEASYLWVDDTSGTPVYHLFYSANSYADERYAVGHATATSPLGPFTKDPEPVLVTNDVAVGPGHNALVATGDEVWMVYHAWNPEAVGDDTVGRSMWLSRVRFGDDGSVKVDPPAKAVPQRPTM; encoded by the coding sequence GTGTCTGCGGCGCTCGCGGTCGGGGTTCTCGCCGCCGGGTGCGGGTCCGGGGCGTCCGAATCCGAGGAGTCCCCGAGCCCGACCGGCGCGCCGAGCGGAGGCTTCGCCAACCCCGTCCTCGACATGAACTTTCCCGACCCGCAGATCGTGCGTGACGGCGACACCTGGGTGGCCATCGCCACCAACGGCAACACGATGAATGTCCAGACCGCCACCAGTCCGGACCTCGTCACCTGGACCGCCGGTGGGGATGCGCTCCCCTCGGTCGCCTCCTGGTCGGCGGAGGGCAAGGTCTGGGCGCCCGAGACGGTCAAGATCGGCGACAAGTGGGTCATGTACTACACGACCCGCGCCCCCGACCCCGAGATCCAGTGCCTTTCGATCGCCGTCGCCGACAAGGCTGCGGGACCCTATGTCGACGACTCCACCGAGCCGTTGGTCTGCGAGTCCGATGTCGGCGGGACGATCGACGCCTCGCCGTTCATCGACCGGGACGGCACGGCATACCTGTCCTGGAAGAACGACGGCAACGCCGTCGCGGCGGACACATGGATCTCGATCCAGGAGCTGGCTCCGGACGGCCGCTCCCTCGTCGGCAAGCCGACGCGGCTCATCCAACAGGACCTCCCGTGGGAGGGCGACCTCGTCGAGGCGTCGTACCTCTGGGTCGACGACACGTCAGGCACGCCGGTCTACCACCTCTTCTACTCGGCCAACAGCTATGCCGACGAGCGGTATGCCGTCGGTCACGCAACCGCGACCTCGCCCTTGGGCCCGTTCACCAAGGATCCCGAACCCGTCCTCGTGACCAACGACGTCGCGGTCGGGCCGGGGCACAATGCCTTGGTCGCCACCGGAGACGAGGTCTGGATGGTCTATCACGCGTGGAACCCGGAGGCGGTGGGTGACGACACCGTGGGTCGCTCGATGTGGCTCTCGCGCGTGCGGTTCGGTGACGACGGGTCGGTCAAGGTCGACCCCCCGGCCAAGGCGGTCCCGCAGAGACCCACAATGTGA
- a CDS encoding AMP-binding protein, with the protein MPTSPDLTLSHAVGPTSPPLLEQTIGANLDAAIVAHGDREALVDCAQGLRWTYAAFGAEVDRLAKALIAAGFDKGDRIGIWAPNCAQWTVVQFATAKVGVILVNINPAYRSHELRFVLGQAGIRGLFSAQKFKASNYVSMIEEVRGDCPDLEHVWVIGQQSWTDLVALADRVSDERLLLVGSELMPDDAINIQYTSGTTGFPKGATLSHRNILNNGYLVGEICRYTEVDRICIPVPFYHCFGMVMGNLAATSHGACMVIPAPGFDPQLTLAAAAEEKCTSLYGVPTMFIAEWALPNLDDYDLSTVRTGIMAGSPCPAELMKKLIAAGIDEMTIAYGMTETSPVSTQTRTDDPFERKVGTVGQVSPHLEVKVVDPVTLETLPRGEAGEFWTKGYSVMLGYWGQHEKTAEALVDGWMRTGDLAVMDDAGYLQITGRIKDMVIRGGENIYPREIEEFLYTHPDIVDAQVIGVPDSKYGEELAVWVRMRAGAEPLTAESVREFATGKLAHYKIPRYVRVVDDFPMTVTGKVRKVEMREITVSELGLAKGSESGVG; encoded by the coding sequence ATGCCCACCTCGCCTGACCTGACGCTGTCCCACGCCGTCGGGCCGACGTCACCGCCACTGCTCGAGCAGACGATCGGTGCCAACCTCGACGCGGCGATCGTGGCCCACGGCGATCGTGAGGCGCTCGTCGACTGCGCCCAAGGACTTCGGTGGACGTATGCCGCGTTCGGCGCCGAGGTCGACCGGCTCGCCAAGGCATTGATCGCAGCAGGATTCGACAAGGGTGACCGGATCGGAATCTGGGCACCCAACTGTGCCCAGTGGACCGTCGTGCAGTTCGCGACGGCCAAGGTGGGCGTCATCCTCGTCAACATCAACCCGGCATACCGGTCGCACGAACTCCGTTTTGTCCTCGGACAGGCGGGGATTCGCGGGCTGTTCTCGGCGCAGAAGTTCAAGGCCTCGAACTACGTCTCGATGATCGAAGAGGTGCGTGGCGACTGTCCCGACCTCGAGCACGTGTGGGTCATCGGCCAACAGAGCTGGACCGACCTCGTGGCGCTCGCTGATCGGGTGAGCGATGAGCGGCTCTTGCTGGTGGGGTCCGAGCTGATGCCTGATGACGCCATCAACATCCAATACACCTCTGGCACAACGGGTTTCCCCAAGGGCGCGACCCTCAGCCACCGCAACATCCTCAACAACGGCTACCTCGTCGGCGAGATCTGCCGCTACACCGAAGTGGACCGGATCTGCATCCCCGTGCCGTTCTATCACTGCTTCGGGATGGTGATGGGCAACCTTGCGGCGACCAGTCACGGTGCCTGCATGGTGATCCCCGCGCCCGGGTTCGACCCGCAACTCACGCTCGCTGCGGCCGCCGAGGAGAAGTGCACCAGCCTCTATGGCGTGCCGACGATGTTCATCGCCGAGTGGGCCCTGCCGAACCTCGACGACTACGACCTCAGCACGGTGCGCACAGGGATCATGGCCGGCTCGCCCTGCCCGGCCGAGCTGATGAAGAAGCTCATCGCCGCCGGCATCGACGAGATGACGATTGCCTATGGCATGACAGAGACGTCACCGGTGTCGACGCAGACCCGCACCGACGACCCCTTCGAGCGCAAGGTCGGCACGGTCGGTCAGGTGAGCCCGCACCTCGAGGTCAAGGTCGTCGACCCGGTGACCCTCGAGACGCTGCCGCGCGGCGAGGCCGGGGAGTTCTGGACCAAGGGCTACTCGGTGATGCTCGGCTACTGGGGCCAGCACGAGAAGACGGCTGAAGCCCTCGTCGACGGCTGGATGCGCACCGGCGACCTCGCCGTCATGGACGACGCCGGCTACCTGCAGATCACGGGTCGGATCAAGGACATGGTCATCCGCGGCGGCGAGAACATCTATCCGCGCGAGATCGAGGAGTTCCTCTACACCCATCCGGACATCGTCGACGCCCAGGTCATCGGGGTTCCCGACTCGAAGTACGGCGAGGAGCTAGCCGTGTGGGTTCGGATGCGTGCGGGCGCGGAACCGTTGACTGCCGAGAGCGTTCGGGAGTTCGCCACAGGGAAGCTCGCGCACTACAAGATCCCG